A stretch of Oncorhynchus mykiss isolate Arlee chromosome 26, USDA_OmykA_1.1, whole genome shotgun sequence DNA encodes these proteins:
- the clec3a gene encoding tetranectin-like protein isoform X2, giving the protein MARLVLPIFLVISLTLLHQGYSHPSRTRKAVPSPQRATDEDDVKLQLEKLWQEVNSLKEISALQTVCLRGIKAHRKCYLTIEEPKHYHEANEHCIAWGGTLATPRDLNENNDLRDYAKRSAPGTKEFWIGVTDIVKEGQYVDVNSMPISYFNWDKTKKQPTGTKRESCVVLSLAAQGKWHDEVCLGKKKYICEYPIP; this is encoded by the exons ATGGCGCGTCTGGTTCTCCCCATCTTTTTGGTTATCTCTCTTACCTTGCTCCACCAGGGATATAGCCATCCATCTCGTACCAGGAAAGCAGTGCCATCACCACAGAGAG CGACAGATGAGGATGATGTAAAGTTGCAGCTGGAGAAGCTGTGGCAGGAGGTGAACTCCCTGAAGGAGATCTCGGCTCTGCAGACAG TTTGTCTTCGTGGCATCAAAGCTCACAGGAAGTGTTACCTGACCATCGAGGAACCCAAGCACTACCATGAGGCCAACGAACACTGCATCGCATGGGGTGGAACACTTGCCACTCCACGTgacctcaatgaaaacaatgaccTGAGGGACTATGCCAAGAGGAGTGCACCAGGTACCAAGGAGTTCTGGATCGGTGTGACAGACATTGTGAAGGAGGGCCAGTATGTAGACGTCAACAGCATGCCCATCAGCTACTTCAACTGGGACAAGACCAAGAAGCAGCCCACAGGGACAAAGAGGGAGAGCTGTGTCGTGCTCTCACTGGCTGCACAGGGAAAGTGGCATGATGAGGTCTGCCTTGGCAAGAAAAAGTACATTTGTGAATACCCCATTCCCTAA
- the clec3a gene encoding tetranectin-like protein isoform X1 yields MARLVLPIFLVISLTLLHQGYSHPSRTRKAVPSPQRDAATDEDDVKLQLEKLWQEVNSLKEISALQTVCLRGIKAHRKCYLTIEEPKHYHEANEHCIAWGGTLATPRDLNENNDLRDYAKRSAPGTKEFWIGVTDIVKEGQYVDVNSMPISYFNWDKTKKQPTGTKRESCVVLSLAAQGKWHDEVCLGKKKYICEYPIP; encoded by the exons ATGGCGCGTCTGGTTCTCCCCATCTTTTTGGTTATCTCTCTTACCTTGCTCCACCAGGGATATAGCCATCCATCTCGTACCAGGAAAGCAGTGCCATCACCACAGAGAG ATGCAGCGACAGATGAGGATGATGTAAAGTTGCAGCTGGAGAAGCTGTGGCAGGAGGTGAACTCCCTGAAGGAGATCTCGGCTCTGCAGACAG TTTGTCTTCGTGGCATCAAAGCTCACAGGAAGTGTTACCTGACCATCGAGGAACCCAAGCACTACCATGAGGCCAACGAACACTGCATCGCATGGGGTGGAACACTTGCCACTCCACGTgacctcaatgaaaacaatgaccTGAGGGACTATGCCAAGAGGAGTGCACCAGGTACCAAGGAGTTCTGGATCGGTGTGACAGACATTGTGAAGGAGGGCCAGTATGTAGACGTCAACAGCATGCCCATCAGCTACTTCAACTGGGACAAGACCAAGAAGCAGCCCACAGGGACAAAGAGGGAGAGCTGTGTCGTGCTCTCACTGGCTGCACAGGGAAAGTGGCATGATGAGGTCTGCCTTGGCAAGAAAAAGTACATTTGTGAATACCCCATTCCCTAA